DNA sequence from the Electrophorus electricus isolate fEleEle1 chromosome 19, fEleEle1.pri, whole genome shotgun sequence genome:
ATTAGTCTAACATctcacctacatacacacctgACTAGCCGAACCAGTAGTACATGCCGTgtctatataaatatttcactttatCCTCATTCACTGTGTTCACAGtggagtgtggtgtgtttgtgtgtgtgtgtgtcctcttccACTTTTATTTGTCTAGCACATCACAGGTAGGCTGCTTGATGCTTTAACACTTTTTTATTGAAAATCAATGTGTcactctttgtgtgttttgtttgatttaaattaagctttattgggattttaaaatcagttcatTTAAAGAGCAGCAACAAAATTTATTTTCCAAacttatatatattattattattattattattattattattattattattaaggaaaTAGTGACAGTAGTGATCTGCTAAATAACACTATGCAGTTATTGTTAGTGCAAATCTCTAGTCTGGGCAATTTTATAACCAGTGAAATTTGTATATTAACTAGTAAACCTTTATTttaggtttatatatatatatatatatatatatatatatatatatatatatatatgaatgtgtgtgtgtgtgtgtttactgattttttatttaaactgtcaAGCCTACAGATTCATTGGACAATTTAGATAAGGTTAACATTGCAAAAAGGTTAACATAGCAAAGCttgaagtgtgtatgtgtgtgtgtgtgtgttcatgcagacACCATGACAGCAATGGTGATACAGCAGCAGCCTCAGTCAGTTGTGGTAATGGCCTCCAAAGAATGGAGCTCAGGCATCTGTGACTTCTGTGAGAATGTGCCCGAATGTAAGTTTACTCAGTTATTCATTCTATGaaatgtgcgtgcatgcatatgtgagtgcatgcatatgtgcgtgtTGCTTACAAAGTGcttacaaagcacttttgtaagacACTCTGGATTAGAGTGTCttccaaatgccataaatgtaaatataaatgtttaccTGTATACATtctgcataataataataataagaagaagaagaagaagaagaagaagaagaagaagaagaagaagaagaagaagaagaatgttttaataataagcataataataacaacaataataatggtGATGATGTTttaacaataatagtaacaataataataataataataataataataaataattattattctgatgttttcataataataataataataataataatgatgatgatgatgataatagtgttttaataataataataatattaagaagaagaagaagaagaagaagaatgatgGTGATGATTATGCTGATGGTttcataatgataataataataatgttttattaataataataataataacaataatatttttattaatataatgatagtaataataatgttttattattaataataataatgataataataatatggtttcaataataataataataataataataataataataataatgttttaataataatattaataatagtgttttaataataataataataatgatgatgatgatgatggtgttttaataataataataataacaataataatgatgatgatgatgaggattatgctgatgttttcataataataataataataataataatgttttaataataatgttttattaataataatgataataatgtttgttattaataatagtaatgataataataatactgtttcaataataatgttaataataataatgttttaataataatattaataataataatggtttaATGATAATACTTtttgagtaataataataataataataataataataataataatgttttattaataataataataataactattttCATTGAACCATTAGCATGATGAAGTGTTGGCATCGTGGGTCTACCTACTGTTCATGATGAAGTGTTGGCCTCGTGGGTCTACTTACTGTTCATGATGAAGTGTTGGTCTCGTGGGTCTACCTACTGTTCATGATGAAGTGTTGACCTTGTGGGTTATACCTACTGTTCATGATGAAGTGTTGACCTCGTGGGCCTACCTACTGTTCATGATGAAGTGTTGGCCTCGTGGTTCTACCTCCTGTTCATGATGAAGTGTTGACCTTGTGGGTCTACCTACTGTTCATGATTAAGTGTTGGCCTCGTGGGTCTACCTACTGTTCATGATGAAGTGTTGGCATTGTGGGTCTACCTACTGTTCATGATGAAGTGTTGGTCTCGTGGGTCTACCTACTGTTCATGATGAAGTGTTGACCTTGTGGGTCTACCTACTGTTCATGATGAAGTGTTGGCATCGTGGGTCTACCTACTGTTCATGATGAAGTGTTTGCCTCATGGGTCTACTTACTGCTCATGATGAAGTGTTGGCCTCGTGGGTCTACCTACTGTTCATGATGAAGTGTTGGCATCGTGGTTCTACCTACTGTTCATGATGAAGTGTTGACCTCGTGGGTCTACCTACCGTTCATGATGAAGTGTTGACCTCGTGGGTCTACGTACTGTTCATGATGAAGTGTTGACCTTGTGGATCTACCTACTGTTCATGATGAAGTGTTGGCCTCGTGGGTCTACCTACTGTTCATGATGAAGTGTTGACCTCATGGGTCTACCTACTGTTCTGGAAATTCTTtttagttttataatgataagTACACTTCTACTCTGTAGGGCTTGTAGGCCTTATAGATGAGTCTTTAGGTGCTGTTGTTAAATGGTTATGAGGGGTGGGAGAGGAAACTTCGTcttttatgttttactgtgtgtacaAACCATCTAAATCACTGCGATTCTGAACTGCTTGGCACCCATATAGCCAGCATAGCTGAGTCAAAATGGAAGTTGGTTGCTCGACAGCATTCTTTTGGTGGTGTACTTGCAATTAGTATAGTTTATGCGTTGTTCATAGGTTATTATTTGTTGTGTATGTACATTAGGTTGTTAATTGTTGTTATGTGTTGTTCATAGGTTGTTATATGTTGTTTATGTGTTGTTCATAGGTTGTTTATGTGTTATGTGCATTAAGATGTCAAGTGTTGTTATGTGTTCTTATATGTTGTTTATGTGTTATTTATGTACATTAGGTTGTTATGTGCTGTTTATGTGCATTAGGTTGTTAAGTGTTGtttatgtgttgtgtatgtacaTTAGGTTGTTATGTGTTGTTCATAGGTCGTTACGTGCTGTTTATGTGtcatttatgtgcattttgtttgttatgtgtTGTTTATGTGTTATTTATGTGTTGTTATGTGTTGTTATGTGCATATTAGGTTGTTAAGTGTTGTTAGGTGTTGTTCGTAGGTTGTTATATGTTGTTTATGTGTTATTTATGTACATTACGTTGTTATGTATTGTTTATATGCATTAGGTTGTTAAGTGTTGTTTATGTCATTAGGTTGTTATGAGttgtgttgtttatgtgtgGTTTATGTGCATTAGGTTGTTATGTGTTGTTTATGTGTTATTTATGTGTTGTTTATGTACATTAGGTTATGTGTTGTCATGTGTTTTTTATATGATCTTTATGTGCTGTTTATGTTCATTAGGTTGTTATGTGTTGTTTATATGTCATTTATGTGCATCAGGTTGTTTCTCGTTCTGGTGTCTGCCCTGCTTCGCGTGCAGCACAGCTAAGAAGCACGGCGAGTGTATATGCTTACCATTGCTCGACATCGGCTGCATCCCACCCATAACCTTAGCAATGAGGTCATCGGTGCGGGAGCGCTACGGCATTGAGGTAAAAACAC
Encoded proteins:
- the LOC113587681 gene encoding cornifelin homolog B-like encodes the protein MTAMVIQQQPQSVVVMASKEWSSGICDFCENVPECCFSFWCLPCFACSTAKKHGECICLPLLDIGCIPPITLAMRSSVRERYGIEGSICNDCVYTFFCCPCVWCQMSREMNKHQAAFVKGARH